In Sulfurihydrogenibium sp., the DNA window AATTTCAATCTTATAAGTAGATGGAGAAAGGTTAAGACTTTTGTTGCTTATCTATATGCATATGCTATTGGTTATAGCTTTTTTAGAAAAAGTAAACTATGGAGGTAATTTCTCACCCGACGTATTCGCCAAATATTTTATCTATAGATATGTTGAGTAAGAAATTTAATATTCAATAAAAATAGGAGATTCTTCGCTTCGCTCAGAATGACAAATAAGGTTATCCTTCCTTTAATGCTTATCAATCAGCCTTTCTCTGTCATCCTGAGACCGCAAGGTCGAAGGATCTCCTTTTTAAATTTTATAAAAGCCCCTAATTTTTTTGCCCAACGTATTCATCAAAAATCAATCTCTCTCCATCTTCTTGCATAAGCTGTGTAAGTTTAGAATATACTATATTTCTGTTTCTTCATCAAAAGCCAAAAACAAACTTTGATACAAAATAAGCAGCTGCCATTCCAAGAACAAGGTTTATGATAGTCAATACTATTTTAGCACTTCTTTCTATTTCTTTCTTTTGTAGCTCTTGAATCTTATCTTTCTCATCATCAAAAATTTTTAAAATTTCAGCTTTGCTTAAGCTGTTTAAAATCTTTTTATCTTTTAAATCATATGTAGCATACAAGATTTTGTTAGAGTTGAACGGTTTTAAGTATAAATAAAGAATATCTTTTTCAATATCGCCTTCAATGGTTATAAATTCTATTATATCTCTATATTCTTCATAGATTGATTCACCAAGAATTTGTTTTAAGATTTGGTAAGGAATATAGTCAAGATTTTCTCCAAAAAAAGCATTTTTCATGCCTTAACACCAAACTTTTTACGTTTAGCTTGAATAAATTTTTTAATCTCATTCCAGGTGTAAGTATTTAATATATCTTCTTTTTTTGACCAGCCTCTTCTTGCATTTGCAACTCCTATTTTCATATAAGCAAAGTTTCCAAGACTGTGGCTATCTGTTGAAATTACTAATTTAACTCCATTCTCAACTGCTTTTTTAATCATCACATCCGGTAAGTCCATTCTTAAAGGCTGTGCGTTTATCTCAAGCGCTGTGTTTGTCTCTTTCGCAACTTTAAATATCTCATCAGATAAAGGATAGCCTTCTCTAACGCCAATGGTCCTTCCTGTTGGATGCCCTATTACACATACATAAGGGTTTTCCATTGCTTTTATAATTCTGTCTGTATTGTCTCTGTTAAAATGTGTATGAATAGATGCAACTACCCAATCAAGCTTTGAAAGTATATCATCCGGCAAATCAAGAGAACCGTCAAGCATAATATCTACTTCTATTCCCTTTTTTATAAAATCAAATCCAAGTTTTTTATTTATTTTATCTATCTCTTCAATCTGTTTTAAAACATCTTCTTCTGTTAGTCCATGGGCTACTCTTACGGCTTTTGAGTGGTCTGTAATCGCAAAATATTCATATTTATAGTTTTCAAGTAAAAATTTTGCTATTTCTTCTATTTTGTTAAATCCATCCGTCCATGTTGAATGGCAATGTAAGTCTCCTTTAATATCTTCAAGCTCTACCAATCTTGGAATGCTCTTTTTTAAAGCAAGCTCAATTTCTCCCCTGTCTTCTCGCATCTCAGGTGGAATCCACTGCATTCCTACTATCTCATAAACTTCTTCCTCAGTAGCTCCTGCAAGCCTTTTTTCTGTTTTTGCATCAAAAACACCATATTCACTGACCTTTAATCCTTTTTGCTTAGCTATTTCTCTAAAATGTACGTTATGCTCTTTTGAACCTGTAAAGTATTGAAGACCGCTACCCCATTCTTCAGGTTTTAGTACTCTTAAATCTACCTGTCTATCTTTTTCTTTTATAATAACACTTGCTTTTGTATCACCTTTAGCAAGAACTTCTTTAACATCTTCTAAATTAACAAAGTAATTTATAATCTTATCCCTGTCTTTATCATCACAGGATATAAGAATATCAATGTCTCCAATAGTTTCTTTTCTTCTTCTTAAACTTCCTGCAAGCTCAATATTTTTAATCTCTTTAACCTGTTTTAATTTAGCTAATAATGTTTCTCCTATTTGTAAAGCTTCCCACAGTAAAAGTCTATTCTTAGAAGCTTCGTATAGCTCAAGACCTTTTAGCATATTTTGGACTTTCTTTTCCCCAAAACCCTTTAGCTTTGCAACTCTTCCGTCTTTTAATGCTTCTACTAAATCTTTTTTATTGTTAATACCAAGCTCTTGGTAAATTCTTTTTAAAGTTTTTGGTCCAAAGCCTGGAACTTCCATAAAGTCTAAAAAATCTTCCGGGATTAACTTTTTAAGTTCTTCATATTTTTGTATTTTTCCTGTTTTGATGTACTCTAAGATTTTATCGACAGTATGAGAACCAATTCCTCTTATATTGTTTATTTTACCGGTAGCAACGTAGTTTCTAATATCATCAGGTAAATCTTCAATTATCTGTGCTGCTTTAGCATAAGCCAATGCTCTAAATTTGTCATCTAAAAATTCGTAAATATGAGACATATTTTTAAAGATTTTCGCTATTTCTTTGTTGATGTTTTGATACATCTTTTTACCCTTCTATAAACTCCCTTAACTTCTTTCCAACATCTGCTTCTTTCATTAAAGATTCTCCTATTAAAAATGCGTCAACTTGATAATTTTTCAACTCAAGCAGCTGTTGCCTACTCTCTAATCCGCTTTCTGCAACTATAACTTTAGCTCCAATCTCTTTTAGATACGGTGCAAGCTCCTTTGATAGATTTATATCAACTGTAAAATCTTCTAAATTTCTATTATTTATTCCAACAATTCTTGCTCCTGCTTCTACCGATTTTTCACCTTCTTCTCTGCTGTGAACTTCCACCAATGGCTCCATGTCAAGCTCTCTTCCAAAATCTATTAGTTTCTTTAAGCTTTCTTTATCCAAGACTTTTGCTATTAATAGATAACTATCAGCACCATACGCATAAGCTTCCAAAATCTGCCTTTCATCTATGATAAAGTCCTTTCTAAGCAATGGAACTTTTACTTCTGTTGAAATTTGATAAAGATATGCAATATCTCCTTGGAAATACTGTTTATCTGTTAGCACAGAAATTGCTTTTGCTCCATTTTTTTCATAAGATTTTGCTATATCAACAGGGTCAAAATAATGTCTGATTATTCCTTTAGACGGAGAAGCTTTTTTAACTTCTGCAATAATATTAATACCCTTTCCGGATACGGCTTTTTTAAAGTTTAAGACTTTTTTATCTCTTTCTATTGCCAGTTTTTCTAAATGTTTTAAGTATTCAGAAGTATAATTTTTAAGCTCTTCTCTTTTTGTCTGAATTATCTTGTCTAATATATTCATTTCCTACCTCAACACTATAAAGTAGTATAAAATTCCTAAAATAATTC includes these proteins:
- the polX gene encoding DNA polymerase/3'-5' exonuclease PolX codes for the protein MYQNINKEIAKIFKNMSHIYEFLDDKFRALAYAKAAQIIEDLPDDIRNYVATGKINNIRGIGSHTVDKILEYIKTGKIQKYEELKKLIPEDFLDFMEVPGFGPKTLKRIYQELGINNKKDLVEALKDGRVAKLKGFGEKKVQNMLKGLELYEASKNRLLLWEALQIGETLLAKLKQVKEIKNIELAGSLRRRKETIGDIDILISCDDKDRDKIINYFVNLEDVKEVLAKGDTKASVIIKEKDRQVDLRVLKPEEWGSGLQYFTGSKEHNVHFREIAKQKGLKVSEYGVFDAKTEKRLAGATEEEVYEIVGMQWIPPEMREDRGEIELALKKSIPRLVELEDIKGDLHCHSTWTDGFNKIEEIAKFLLENYKYEYFAITDHSKAVRVAHGLTEEDVLKQIEEIDKINKKLGFDFIKKGIEVDIMLDGSLDLPDDILSKLDWVVASIHTHFNRDNTDRIIKAMENPYVCVIGHPTGRTIGVREGYPLSDEIFKVAKETNTALEINAQPLRMDLPDVMIKKAVENGVKLVISTDSHSLGNFAYMKIGVANARRGWSKKEDILNTYTWNEIKKFIQAKRKKFGVKA
- the trpC gene encoding indole-3-glycerol phosphate synthase TrpC gives rise to the protein MNILDKIIQTKREELKNYTSEYLKHLEKLAIERDKKVLNFKKAVSGKGINIIAEVKKASPSKGIIRHYFDPVDIAKSYEKNGAKAISVLTDKQYFQGDIAYLYQISTEVKVPLLRKDFIIDERQILEAYAYGADSYLLIAKVLDKESLKKLIDFGRELDMEPLVEVHSREEGEKSVEAGARIVGINNRNLEDFTVDINLSKELAPYLKEIGAKVIVAESGLESRQQLLELKNYQVDAFLIGESLMKEADVGKKLREFIEG